The sequence CCTCGTCCAGGGCTGAGGTGGCTTCGTCGCAAAAGAGCCAGCGCGGGTGCAACAGGATGGCCCGGGCAAAGCCCAGGCGCTGCTGTTCGCCCACGGACAACTCCTGGGACCAGTGGCGCTCCTCGCCCAAGCGGTCGACCAGGTGGGGCAGGCCGCATGCGGCCAGGGCCGTGGCGATCTTGTCCGTGCCGTAGCGTTCCGGAGGGTCCGGATAGGCCACCGCCCCGGCCAGGCTGGCGATGGGCAGGTAGGGGCGCTGGGGCAGGAAGAGCGTCCGTTCGTGTTCCGGCATGGCCAGCTCGCCGGCGGCGTAGGGCCAAAGGCCGCCGATGGCCCGAAACAGCGTGGATTTGCCGCAGCCGGACGGCCCGGCCAGCATCACCCGCTCGCCCGGGGGCAGGGTCAGCGAGGCTCCGGCCAGAAGCGTGCCGCCGTCAGGAAGGCGCAGGCTCACGTCGCGAAGGGCCATGCCCGCGCCGGCCGGCGCGGCCTGCCGGGTGAGCCCCGCCTCGCTGTGGGTGTCGAGGTCCTCCAGCGCCGCCTCGAAGCCGGTCAACCGGTCCACGGTGGCTTTCCATTCGGCCAGGCGCGTGTAGGCGTCGATGAACCAGGACAGGGCGGATTGGACATGGCCGAAGGCCGAGACGGTCTGCATGAGCCCGCCCAGGTGGATGGCCCCGGAGAAATAGCGCGGCGCGGCCACCAGGAAGGGAAAGATGATGGCCGCCTGGGAATAGCCGGCGGAAAACCAGGTCAGGCGCTTTTGCCGGCGCATGATGCCCCACCAGTTGGCCACCACATGGCTGAAGCGTTCGACAAGCCCCCGCCCCTCCTGGTCCTCGCCGCCGTAGAGCCCGATGGCCTCGGCGTTTTCGCGTACGCGCACCAGGTTGAAACGGAAATCGGCCTCGTAGCGCTGCTGGAAGAAGTTGAGCCGGATCAGCGGACGGCCGATGTAGTGGGTCAGCAGCGAGCCGACGCCGGCGTAGACCAGGGCGGCCCAGAGCATGGAGCCCGGGATGGGCAGGTTCAGGATGTGGATGTCGCCGGACAGGTTCCAGAGGATGACGGAAAAGGAGACGAGCGACACCACGGATTCGAGGAAGCCGAGGGTCAGCGACAGGGTCTGCTCCACGAAACCGTTGATGTCCTCGCTGATACGCTGGTCGGGGTTGTCGGTCAGCCCCCCCTCGAAGCGCAGCCGATAGGCGTTATGCGGCGTGAGCCAGCGTTCGGTATAACGCTGGGTCAGCCAGCGCCGCCAGCGGATTTGCAGCATCTGGCGCAAGTATATCTGGTAGACGGCCACGATGATGAACATGGTGGCCAGGATGGTGAACCGGCCGAAGAGCCGGAAAAAGGCATCGATGTTCTTTTCCTGGAGGGAATTGTAAAAGAGGTTGTTCCATTCGTTGAAAAGCACGTTGAGGTAGACGATCCCAAGGCTCATGCCGACGATGACGGCCAGGAGCAGGCCGGACTTGAGTCTTTCCTCGCTTTTCCAATAGGGTTTGGTGAGCTTCCACAGGTCGGACAGAAAGCGCCGCTTGGCTGCGGGCATGGGGAGACTCCTTTTGGGGTTGCGCGCGGTCCGCACGGGCGGACCGTATCCCTCTAGCCACTTGGCCATGTCGACGCAACGCCCGACTCCCCGGAATTTCATGAAAAAAGGTTTATATGGGTGATTGGGGGAGAAGAAGGAAGACGATGCGAGAGGGGGACCATTTTTGAAAAAAAGGTCCCCCTCTCGCGCTCTCCCCTCCCCAAAACTTTTAACGGTGACAAGTCGTTATCGTTAAAAGTCTTGGGAAGGGGAGCCCGGGGGGAAACCTTTCTACAGAAAGGTTTCCCCCCGGTTCTTTCTAATAGCGGTAAGTGAAGCCCAGGGAGAGCTTCCAGGTGTCGTTGCCGTTGCCCTGGCTGGCCAGGCGGTGGCCCCAGACGCTTTCCTGGAAGTGGCCGTGGGCCCAGCCGGTTTCCATGCGCAGGGCCAGGTTTTCGTAGAGCATGTACTGGCTGTCGAAATTGACGCCCATGGCGTACTCGTTCCAGGTGAGGTCGCGGCCCATCTCGAAGTAGGGATTGGAGCCCAGCGCCGTATTGAGAAAGCGGATGGCCCGGGGCGAGTTGTTGCCGCGCAGGTAGGTGAAGGTCACGCGCTGGGACAGCTTTTCCATGAAGGTGATGTTGTTGAACGACACGCCCAGGCCCATGGCCCCGACCGGGTCCATGCCCATGTTGGAGTTGCGGGCGAAGACGGCGCTGTCGTCGAAAAGAAACGAGCCGCCCGGACCCCAGTTGGGACGGGTATGGGGCATGCGCTCGGAGCCGTTGGCCGTGGAGCCGTCCTCGCCGGTGGACCACCAGCCCCAGATCTGCGGCGTGAGCAGGTCGAAGCCGGTGTACTCGGCCCCGAGATCGAGGAACCAGCCCTGGCGGCGGCTCTTCTTGCGGTCGGACAGCGCGCCGCCGCCGTTTATGACGTCGGCGTAGAACTTGACCGGATCGAGGGCGTCGATTTCGAAGGCGCCGCCGACCCAGTAATAGGGGTTCTGGTTGTTCTTCCAGCCCGTCGCGCCGACCAGCGTGCCGGCCGAGAGCAGGTCCTCGGCATAGGAGGCTTCGGCGAAGGACGAGGCGTAGCTGGTGAAATAGGCGGCCTTGGACCCGGCCATGGAGAAAACGCCCCAGGGCGTGACCTTGAAGCCCGGCGTGGTGACGGGCAGGGTCAGGATATAGAAGTCCAGCTCGTCGCCGACCTGGGTGGTGGTGGTGTCATAGGTCCGGTTGGTGTCGATGAGGCGGGCGAAACCGGCCGTGACGCGCAGGGTGTCGGGAATGAGGGGGGCGTTTATGAGCAGCGAGGCGGCCCAGTCCGTAAAGACGATGCTGTCGTTGAAAAGCGCGCTCTGGGGCAGGGCCGTGGGCTGGAGCCCGGCCGTGACCTCGATGTCGGTGCCCGGATATTTGAACTGGAGAAAGGCCTGGTAGACCTGGATGGCCACGTCCGGGTTGGCGGCGGTGTAGGGGCCGTGTCCCCAGGTGTTGTCCACCTTGGTGCCCAGGCGAAACTTCAGGTTTTCGCTTGCAATGAAGTCGGTGCGCACCCGGATGCGCTCCCATACTTCGAAGGTGTCTTCCGTTTTGGTGCCGGCGGCGGTCCAGGTCGGCGCGTTGGAGGTCCAGGCCGCGTCGTTCCAGCCGGTGAAGTTGTGGCCGCTGAAAAAGACGCCGTACACACGGGAGTCGCCTGTGATCCGCACGTCCGTCGCGGCCATGGCCAGGCCGGCCGTCCCCGCCAGAAGCGCCGCCAGCAGGGCCAGCACGGTAAAACGTTTCATAACAAATCCTTCCTCGTGTTGCGGGTTGATGAGCACTTTCCATGGGACGACACCGTGGCGCGGGCACGGCGAACGACCCCTGGCGCGTTGGCGAAACGCGCCGTTTCCACAGGAGGGCATCCCTCATGGGGCCCTTATTTCAGTCGGTTTGCCGGCTGCGGGAGACGGCCGGGCATCAGGAAGGGATGCGTATGACGGCTGTTACGCCGTCCGGCCGGGGCAATGCGTTTTTGGCCGGAACGTGACGACGAAGCGACAGGTGTTTTCCCGTCTGTATCGTTCATATTCCAACCATTTTCGCGCCCATTACAGTGGCTGGGGAGGAATACTCAAGAAAACGGCCCAAGTAAAGCGCCGGAGAAAAGCGCGCAACGCCGCATGGCGAGAGAAGACGCAAGCGGGCGTCGCGCGATCGTCGCACGGCCGCCAAGTTGGACGGGAGAGGTGTTGCAGAGGGACGCAACCCTAGGGTCAGGCAAAACCCTTGCCGCGGGTTCGTCCGGAACGGAAGGCCGGGGTTACTGGAATGGATACGGCTCTTTTTCGAATTCCTTGGCCCGCGGCGTGGGGTACAGGCCCTTGGCCTTCAGTGCCGCCAGATCCTTGGAGCGGTCCACCCATTTGGTGTGGAGCAGATGCTCGGACTCGTGGGACAGGGGCTCATGCAGGAATTTCTTGTAGAGCGTGATGACCTGGGCGTTGTCCTGGGAGGCCCGGACCTTGAATTTGGCGTCCGCGCCATAGACGGCGTTTACGCGGTCCATCATGTACTCTTTGAGCTGTTTGGCGGCGGCAACGGCCTTGCTGGTCAGGCGCAGGCCGATCAGGGCGCCGCCGGTCAGCACGCAGGCGGTCTTCATAAAGCCGCGCCGGGTGGTGGCAAGTATCGACATAGATCCTCCTGGGGCGCGTTTCCGCGAAACCGCTTGTGCGGGTTTCGAGGGGCACACGCCTGGGTCGTTATTTCTGCAAAGATACCAACGTATTTTTATGTGTTACGCCTTTTGCGCGTCGTAGAGGGCCAGACGCTTTTTGAGCGACGCGTAGAACTTCGTGGTGGTCCGGTTCATGGATTCGAGCACGGTCGGCATGATGGGCTGGCCGCCGCCCATGACGCAGCCGCCTGGGCAGGCCATGAACTCGATGAAGTGGTAGGGCGATTTGCCGGCCTTCACCTCGTCGCAGACCTTGGCGAAGTTCTTGCCGCCGTTGACCACGGCCACTTTGACGTCGGTGCCGCCGATGTTGATGGTGGCTTCCTTGATGCCGTTTAGGCCGCGCACGGCCTTGAAGTCCCAGCTCTGGGGCGGTTTCTTGGTCAGGGCCTGGTAGGCGAAGCGCAGGGCCGCTTCCATGACGCCGCCGGAAACGCCGAAGATGGTCGCGCCGCCCGTGGATTCGCCCATGACCGCGTCGCGCTTGCCATTGGCGATCTTCGGCAGGTCGATGCCGGCCTTTTTCATCATGTAGGCCAGCTCGCGGGTGTTGATGGTGGCGTCGATGTCGCGGAAGCCGCTGGCGTCCATCTCCGGCCGCATGCCTTCGAATTTTTTGGCCGTGCAGGGCATGATGGACACGGTGTAGATCTGCTTGGGCTCGTAGCCGAGCTCCTTGGCCCCGTAGGTCTTGGCCAGGGGACCCATCATGCCGATGGGCGACTTGCACGAGGAGAAGTGCGGCAGCAGCTCGGGGTAGAAGGTCTCGGCGTACTTCTGCCAGCCGGGACAGCAGGAGGTGAACTGGGGCAGGGGCTTGTCGAGCTTTTTGGTGATGCGGGCCAGAAGCTCGGAGCCCTCTTCCCAGATGGTGACGTCGGCCGTGAACTCGTTGTCCCAGACGTTGTCGAAGCCAAGCTGCTTGAGCCCCGTGAGCATATGCTCGGTGGTGACCGCGCCGAGCGGCATGCCGAAGGGATCGCCCAGGGCGTAGCGCACGGCCGGGGCCGGCATGGCGATGACCTTGACGTTCTTGTCCTTGAGCTTGGCTTCGATCTCCGGGACGAAGGACACGGTCTCGTAGATGGCCGCAACCGGGCAGTGGGTGAGGCACTGGCCGCAGTTGATGCAGGCGGCCGGATCGACCACCTTGTGGGGCTCGCCGGATTCGCCGGTGATGGCCCCGGTGGGGCAGTAGCCCATGCAGGTATCGCAGCCGATGCATTTGGTCTCGTCGACCTGGACGATATAGGCCTGGTCCAGGTTCGTGCCCGGAGGCGGCACGGTCTGTTCGTAGAAGATCTTTGCCATCTCGATGCGGCTCATACGCAACCTCCAACGGTTAGATGGGTTACCCTTGCGGGCGGTTTTTCACGGGAGCGGGGGCGCGGTGCGTTTCGACCGGTTTGTGGAGCCCCCTGGAGCTGGCGGGAGGCGAGCGGAAAAGTTCTCGTGTATATTCATACGAAAATAGTTTGTTTTAAATAGTATGAAATAAAATTTCGTAACACGAAAACGTAATACTTTAAATTTCCGTATGGAGCAAGCCCCCTTGCGGCAAAGTGGGGGTTGCCCGCGCATTTTTTCACGTGGAGGGGAAGGCGCGAGGGATGAGGGGGGACGCGTTAGGGGCGAACACGGTTTTGGGAAAGGTTTTTCCCGCCGGAAGGGGGCATGTGTTCGCGACTGGCGACGCGCTATAAAAGGATTCGTTGTCCTTGAGGGCCACGCCGAGGGGAAAAGAATCCTCACCATGCCCCTTGGAAAGTTTTTGAAGAGGGGTCCAGGGGGGAAACTTTTTTCAAAAAGTTTCCCCCCTGGCCGCCGGAGGCATTCTTCCCCTCTTTACACCTCAATGCCGGCGGCGCCGACGGCGGCCATGCCGCCCTCGACGCTGACGACCTGTTTGAAGCCCATGTGGGCCAGGGTGATCAGGGCTTCGTAGGAGCGCGCTCCGGTGTTGCACATGAGCACGATATTCTTGTCGCGGGGCACTTCGGCCAGGCGTTCGCGCAACTGGCCCTGGGGAATGTTGTGCCAGCGGCCGGGGTATTTCTCCACCAGCGGCTTGCCCTGGATTTCCTCGCGGCAGTCGAGGATGTAGGCGTCGCCGAGGTCGGACTGCTTCCAGAGGCGGCCGAATTCGGTGACGTCGATGCCGGCGTTTTTGCCGGAGAGGATGTTGTCGGCCACGTTGCCCACGGTATTGAGAATGTCCATGGCGGCGGCGAAAGGCGGGGAGTAGGCCACTTCCACGTTGGAGACGGCCGAGACCTTGGGCTTGCCCGGCAGCATGGCGGCCACGGTGTTGACCTTGCCGACCACGGCGTCGCCGTTTTCACCGAGGGCTTGCAAGCCGAGCACCCGCTTGGTGCCGCGCTCGGCGATGAGCTCCAGGGACATGAGCTTGTGCTCGGGGTAGAAATGGGCCCGGTCCACGGCCGTGATGTGGGTGGAGACGGCGTCGATGCCGGCCCGTTTGGCCGAGGCCAGGGTGAGCCCGGTTCCGGCCGCGCCGAGGTCGAAGAGCTTGACGCACCAGGAGCCGACCACGCCTTCGAACGAGGAATCGCCCCCGGCCAGGTTGTCGCCGATGACCCGGCCCTGCCGGTTGGCCATGGACCCGAGCGGCAGGAACATGGGCTGGTCGGTGACCAGATTCTTGACCACCACGCAGTCGCCGCCGGCATAGATGTCCGGGTCGGAAGTGCGCATGTGCTCGTCCACGATGATGCCGCCGCGCGGGGAGACCTCGAGCCCGGCCGCCTTGGCCAGGGCGTCGTTGGGGGTGACGCCAACGGACACGATGACCATGTCCGCCTCGACCACGCCCTTATCCGTGACCACGCGCTGGGCCTTGCCGTCGCCCTCGATGGCCTTGACCTGTTCGGCCAGGCGGAAGGCGACGCCTTTTTCCTCCATGTGCCGATGGGCCATGCCGGCCAGGGTCGGGCTGGTCACGCCCGGCAGGATCTGGTCGAAAAGCTCGATGACGGTGACGTCGAGGCCCCACATGTCGGCGAAGGCCACGGCCATTTCCAGGCCGATGAATCCCGAGCCGATGATCGCCACCGAGCCGATCGAGCCGGCGGTCACGGCGTTTTTGATGGCCTCGGCCGCTTCCAGGTCGTTGACCGCGTGCACGCCCGGCAGGTCGAAGCCGGGGATGGGGAGCTTGCGCGTGGAGCTGCCCGTGGCGATGACCAGCTTGTCGTAGGGGATGGCCTCTTCCTTGCCGGTCAGCAGGTGCCGGGCGGTCACGGTCTTGGCTTTCCGGTCGATGGCGGTGACCTCGGTTTCGGGGCGGGCGTCCACGTCCTTGACTTCGTGAAAGAATTCGGGCGTGCGTACCATGTTGAAGGCCGTGGCTTGCAGGGCCGAGACTTCGCTGACCTCGCCGGAAACGTAGTAGGGAATGCCGCAGCCCCCGTAGGAGATGCGTTTGCCCCGGTCGAGCATGATGACCTTGCTGTCCGGGGAGAGGCGCTTGAAGCGGCAGGCGGCCTTAGGCCCCAGGGCCACGGCTCCGATGATGACGACCTGTTGTGGCATGGCGTATCCTTGCGTTTCGAGTTGTTGTCCGGGTATTTTCAGGGATCATTCCTTGGGACGGCGTCGACTATGCATACGGGCAGGGTCGGAAAACAGGCGGTTGCAGGCTCTTTTCCCCCGGCGGCACAATACTGAAATGGCGTTAAAGTATTCGAAAGCCGGACCTTGTCAATGCCCCGGCCCAGCCTGTACCAGGACGGGGAGGGCAAGGAGGCCGGTTTGACGGATACGCGCGCGGCAACGCTTTTTGTGGTGGCGACGCCCTTGGGCAACGTCGCTGACGTTTCGCCCCGGGCGGCTTCGGTCTTGGCCGGGGCCGAGGCGGTGTTGTGCGAGGACACCCGGCGCACGGGGCTTTTGCTCAAGTCGCTCGGCATAACGGCCAAGCGGCTCACGAGCTTTCACGAGCACAACGAGGAGGCGAGGCTCCCCCAGGTCCTGGCGCTTCTGGACGCCGGGGACGATCTGGCCCTGGTTTCCGACGCCGGCACGCCGCTTCTGGCCGATCCGGGCTACCGGCTGGTGCGGGCCGCCCGGGAAGCGGGACACGCCGTCTCGCCCGTGCCCGGTCCCTCGGCCATACTGGCGGCCCTCTCGGCGGCCGGCATCGCGCCGTACCCCTTTTCCTTCCTGGGATTCCCGCCGCGCACCGCCTCCGAGGCCAGGGAGCTTTTCGCCCGCTTCGGCGCGACGGGCGCGACGCTGGTTTTTTTCGAGCGCAAGACGCGGCTGCGGGCGACCCTGGCCATTGCCTTGCAGGCTCTGGGCGACAGGGAATGCGTGCTGTGCCGGGAGCTTACAAAGACATTTGAGGAGTTTCTGCCCGGGACGCTGGCTGGATTCGCCGGACAGGAGCTGGAGCTTCTCGGCGAGGTGACGGTGGTGGTCGGCCCGGGCCGGGCGGCGCGCGCGTCCGAGGAAGAGGCGGCGCGCGTGGCGCGGGAGGAGGCGGCGGCGGGAGGCAAGCCCCGCGAGGCGGCGAGACGCGCCGCGGCGCGGCTTTCGGGATGGACCGTCAAAGAGGTTTATGCGATGCTCGAAAACCGGAAGCACGATTGACCCGGAGGGGAAGGCCGCATGGTGGACGGTCCACGCGCCGCACGGGAAGGGTATTGCGTTCTCGACACCGAGGAACGGGATTATCTCGTCGGCGTGGTGGGTTGCGGCCCCGGATTCGACACCATCCTTGAAATTGTGGCCGGCGAGGAGTTCCGCGAATTCCTGCCGCCCATGCGGCTGGCCGGCGTGGCCGGGCTGGCCCCGGACGATCCCCGCCGCGGCGAGCCGCTTCTGGCCGGGGTGCCGCTTTATCCTTCGCCCGAAGAGCTTTTCGCCGCCAACCCCGGCATCAACCTTGTGGTGGAGCTGCAAAGCGGCTGCGACTGCCGGGCCCTGGCTGCGTCTTTGCCGCCCGGAGCCTCGCTGATCGACAGCACGGCCTCCTTTTTCCTGTGCGCGCTGTCCAATGCCGTGTCCGTGGGCGCGCATTGCCGCCGCCGCCTCGACCACCAGAAACTTTTGCTCGAAGCCATCGTGGACGAGGTCCAGGAGGATATCGCCCTGGTCTCGGCCGCCGGCAAGGTGGTCGACCTCAACCGCAACATCGTGGCGCGCCTGGGCAAACCCAAGGAATCGCTCCTCGGCCGGCCCTGCGAGGAACTGCAAAGCGGCCCCGACGACCCGCCTTTTTGCGATCCCGGCGATCCGCAGTCCCCTTTCAGCATGGCGCTGGCGACCGGCGTCAAGGCCGAGCGGCTCCAGACGGCCATGGCCGTCGACGGCCGGCTGCGCTACTTCCGCACCTACGCCTACCCCATCCGCAACGCCGTGGGCAGGGTCGGGCACGTGGTGGTTTTCCGCCGCGACATCACCGACCGCACCCAGGGGGAGATCAGCGCCCGGCAGGCCGAACGCATCGAGACTGTCGGCCGGTTGTCCTCGTATCTGGCCCACGAGATCAGGAATCCGCTGTTCGCGGCCAGCGGCTTCGCCAGACGCCTTTCGGCCATGAGCGACCTGCCCGAAGCGGCCCGGGAGAAGGCGGGCATCGTGGTGGAGGAGCTGGCCCGCATGGAGGCGCTGCTCACCCAGTTTCTGGAATTCGCCCGGCCGGTCGGCGGGACGGTGGAGGGAAAGGCCGAGGTGGACCGCGCCGCCCGGGAAGCCGTGGACGCCGTGAGCGCCGAGGCCGATACGCGCCGGGTGGGGCTGGTGATGGACATCGCCCCGGAACTGCCGCCTGTGGCTCTCGATCCGGCCCTGCTCAAGCAATGTCTGGTCAATCTGCTGCGAAACGCCCTGGAATCCCTGCCCCATGGCGGTCTGGTCGCGTTGGCCGCCGACCGGG comes from Solidesulfovibrio fructosivorans JJ] and encodes:
- the rsmI gene encoding 16S rRNA (cytidine(1402)-2'-O)-methyltransferase, with translation MTDTRAATLFVVATPLGNVADVSPRAASVLAGAEAVLCEDTRRTGLLLKSLGITAKRLTSFHEHNEEARLPQVLALLDAGDDLALVSDAGTPLLADPGYRLVRAAREAGHAVSPVPGPSAILAALSAAGIAPYPFSFLGFPPRTASEARELFARFGATGATLVFFERKTRLRATLAIALQALGDRECVLCRELTKTFEEFLPGTLAGFAGQELELLGEVTVVVGPGRAARASEEEAARVAREEAAAGGKPREAARRAAARLSGWTVKEVYAMLENRKHD
- a CDS encoding sensor histidine kinase → MVDGPRAAREGYCVLDTEERDYLVGVVGCGPGFDTILEIVAGEEFREFLPPMRLAGVAGLAPDDPRRGEPLLAGVPLYPSPEELFAANPGINLVVELQSGCDCRALAASLPPGASLIDSTASFFLCALSNAVSVGAHCRRRLDHQKLLLEAIVDEVQEDIALVSAAGKVVDLNRNIVARLGKPKESLLGRPCEELQSGPDDPPFCDPGDPQSPFSMALATGVKAERLQTAMAVDGRLRYFRTYAYPIRNAVGRVGHVVVFRRDITDRTQGEISARQAERIETVGRLSSYLAHEIRNPLFAASGFARRLSAMSDLPEAAREKAGIVVEELARMEALLTQFLEFARPVGGTVEGKAEVDRAAREAVDAVSAEADTRRVGLVMDIAPELPPVALDPALLKQCLVNLLRNALESLPHGGLVALAADRVEERVRLRVTDSGRGVTRENLENMFSPFYKGDQCEYGLGLAMVKKVVDDFGGSVEAVGQPDGGCAITLFLPPVLAGATH
- a CDS encoding ABC transporter ATP-binding protein/permease, producing MPAAKRRFLSDLWKLTKPYWKSEERLKSGLLLAVIVGMSLGIVYLNVLFNEWNNLFYNSLQEKNIDAFFRLFGRFTILATMFIIVAVYQIYLRQMLQIRWRRWLTQRYTERWLTPHNAYRLRFEGGLTDNPDQRISEDINGFVEQTLSLTLGFLESVVSLVSFSVILWNLSGDIHILNLPIPGSMLWAALVYAGVGSLLTHYIGRPLIRLNFFQQRYEADFRFNLVRVRENAEAIGLYGGEDQEGRGLVERFSHVVANWWGIMRRQKRLTWFSAGYSQAAIIFPFLVAAPRYFSGAIHLGGLMQTVSAFGHVQSALSWFIDAYTRLAEWKATVDRLTGFEAALEDLDTHSEAGLTRQAAPAGAGMALRDVSLRLPDGGTLLAGASLTLPPGERVMLAGPSGCGKSTLFRAIGGLWPYAAGELAMPEHERTLFLPQRPYLPIASLAGAVAYPDPPERYGTDKIATALAACGLPHLVDRLGEERHWSQELSVGEQQRLGFARAILLHPRWLFCDEATSALDEASEKTLYGLLVDRLPDTAILSIAHRPALAAFHHRVARFVPAGEGAAWRLDESPLAAPQPVPA
- a CDS encoding outer membrane homotrimeric porin; its protein translation is MKRFTVLALLAALLAGTAGLAMAATDVRITGDSRVYGVFFSGHNFTGWNDAAWTSNAPTWTAAGTKTEDTFEVWERIRVRTDFIASENLKFRLGTKVDNTWGHGPYTAANPDVAIQVYQAFLQFKYPGTDIEVTAGLQPTALPQSALFNDSIVFTDWAASLLINAPLIPDTLRVTAGFARLIDTNRTYDTTTTQVGDELDFYILTLPVTTPGFKVTPWGVFSMAGSKAAYFTSYASSFAEASYAEDLLSAGTLVGATGWKNNQNPYYWVGGAFEIDALDPVKFYADVINGGGALSDRKKSRRQGWFLDLGAEYTGFDLLTPQIWGWWSTGEDGSTANGSERMPHTRPNWGPGGSFLFDDSAVFARNSNMGMDPVGAMGLGVSFNNITFMEKLSQRVTFTYLRGNNSPRAIRFLNTALGSNPYFEMGRDLTWNEYAMGVNFDSQYMLYENLALRMETGWAHGHFQESVWGHRLASQGNGNDTWKLSLGFTYRY
- a CDS encoding FAD-dependent oxidoreductase, with the protein product MPQQVVIIGAVALGPKAACRFKRLSPDSKVIMLDRGKRISYGGCGIPYYVSGEVSEVSALQATAFNMVRTPEFFHEVKDVDARPETEVTAIDRKAKTVTARHLLTGKEEAIPYDKLVIATGSSTRKLPIPGFDLPGVHAVNDLEAAEAIKNAVTAGSIGSVAIIGSGFIGLEMAVAFADMWGLDVTVIELFDQILPGVTSPTLAGMAHRHMEEKGVAFRLAEQVKAIEGDGKAQRVVTDKGVVEADMVIVSVGVTPNDALAKAAGLEVSPRGGIIVDEHMRTSDPDIYAGGDCVVVKNLVTDQPMFLPLGSMANRQGRVIGDNLAGGDSSFEGVVGSWCVKLFDLGAAGTGLTLASAKRAGIDAVSTHITAVDRAHFYPEHKLMSLELIAERGTKRVLGLQALGENGDAVVGKVNTVAAMLPGKPKVSAVSNVEVAYSPPFAAAMDILNTVGNVADNILSGKNAGIDVTEFGRLWKQSDLGDAYILDCREEIQGKPLVEKYPGRWHNIPQGQLRERLAEVPRDKNIVLMCNTGARSYEALITLAHMGFKQVVSVEGGMAAVGAAGIEV
- a CDS encoding iron hydrogenase small subunit, which encodes MSILATTRRGFMKTACVLTGGALIGLRLTSKAVAAAKQLKEYMMDRVNAVYGADAKFKVRASQDNAQVITLYKKFLHEPLSHESEHLLHTKWVDRSKDLAALKAKGLYPTPRAKEFEKEPYPFQ
- a CDS encoding [FeFe] hydrogenase, group A; the protein is MSRIEMAKIFYEQTVPPPGTNLDQAYIVQVDETKCIGCDTCMGYCPTGAITGESGEPHKVVDPAACINCGQCLTHCPVAAIYETVSFVPEIEAKLKDKNVKVIAMPAPAVRYALGDPFGMPLGAVTTEHMLTGLKQLGFDNVWDNEFTADVTIWEEGSELLARITKKLDKPLPQFTSCCPGWQKYAETFYPELLPHFSSCKSPIGMMGPLAKTYGAKELGYEPKQIYTVSIMPCTAKKFEGMRPEMDASGFRDIDATINTRELAYMMKKAGIDLPKIANGKRDAVMGESTGGATIFGVSGGVMEAALRFAYQALTKKPPQSWDFKAVRGLNGIKEATINIGGTDVKVAVVNGGKNFAKVCDEVKAGKSPYHFIEFMACPGGCVMGGGQPIMPTVLESMNRTTTKFYASLKKRLALYDAQKA